In one window of Zingiber officinale cultivar Zhangliang chromosome 11A, Zo_v1.1, whole genome shotgun sequence DNA:
- the LOC122032232 gene encoding uncharacterized protein DDB_G0290685-like isoform X2 translates to MEKQATVADLERMQNELQISLQEKETQINLITAKAEGSVDSSRQLSALTDLLNQKNAEIEELKHQLSEVHQPENILAEDCHTIKNVTALDNTKENEDLEDTTSLTSANASETNATGDETQGINANDPSISHEVNFGDETWVKLETNIEDEDLDKSGIDGSQSVTEEDSQVRSERIEVSQGSETSLANPKDAEEQPEKPKDNEITIPNGNNKPDGAETILGEIEATERHGDSKDIENSQFIIQPNTGKNGVDFTIEQPKSKRRHSKRTKRRRVGALQRDIKLNHDSEHNTISQDVENPTVPKTETDDTGILVGAASDQPKIYVQLREDSSTNAGSSNDAGKDQTIHPSDETFHENEASKTSETKENTKEDGIEVSSRINLDVTENSSDGTSQDPETGGEIQELGGEEKEVIQGEQKQEDPDRSQDDNNDNNLQNYEQNVTTDEA, encoded by the coding sequence ATGGAGAAACAAGCAACAGTTGCTGATCTTGAAAGGATGCAAAATGAGCTGCAAATATCTCTTCAGGAGAAGGAAACCCAGATCAATCTAATAACAGCGAAAGCTGAAGGATCAGTGGATTCAAGCCGACAACTTTCTGCTCTAACTGATCTTTTGAATCAAAAGAATGCTGAAATTGAAGAACTGAAACATCAGCTTTCAGAAGTACACCAGCCTGAGAACATCCTGGCAGAAGATTGCCACACCATCAAGAATGTCACGGCACTTGACAACACTAAGGAAAATGAGGATCTGGAAGATACTACATCGTTAACAAGTGCAAATGCTAGTGAAACTAATGCTACGGGAGATGAGACACAAGGTATCAATGCAAATGATCCATCAATTAGTCATGAAGTGAACTTTGGAGATGAAACCTGGGTGAAACTTGAGACCAACATCGAGGATGAAGACTTGGACAAAAGTGGAATTGATGGTAGCCAAAGTGTGACAGAAGAAGATTCACAAGTTAGGTCAGAAAGGATTGAAGTTTCTCAAGGTAGTGAAACAAGTCTAGCAAACCCAAAGGATGCCGAAGAACAACCAGAGAAACCGAAGGACAATGAGATTACCATCCCAAATGGCAATAACAAACCCGACGGTGCAGAAACAATTTTGGGAGAAATTGAGGCAACAGAACGACATGGTGATTCAAAAGATATTGAGAATTCTCAGTTCATCATTCAACCGAATACAGGTAAAAATGGTGTGGATTTTACCATTGAGCAACCCAAAAGTAAACGTCGACACAGTAAAAGGACTAAAAGAAGAAGAGTAGGAGCCCTTCAAAGAGATATCAAACTAAATCATGATTCAGAGCACAACACAATTTCCCAAGATGTAGAAAATCCTACAGTACCAAAAACTGAAACTGACGACACTGGAATACTGGTAGGTGCAGCTAGTGATCAACCCAAAATATATGTTCAGTTACGAGAAGATTCAAGTACCAACGCTGGAAGCAGCAATGATGCTGGTAAAGATCAAACAATTCATCCTAGTGATGAAACATTTCACGAGAATGAGGCTTCAAAAACttcagaaaccaaagaaaacactAAGGAAGATGGCATTGAAGTTTCAAGTAGGATAAACTTAGACGTCACAGAGAACTCTTCTGATGGAACTTCACAAGATCCTGAAACTGGTGGAGAAATTCAGGAACTTGggggagaagaaaaggaagtcaTTCAAGGAGAACAGAAGCAGGAAGATCCAGATAGATCTCAAGATGATAATAATGACAATAATCTTCAAAATTATGAGCAAAATGTGACCACTGATGAAGCATAA